In Populus alba chromosome 9, ASM523922v2, whole genome shotgun sequence, a genomic segment contains:
- the LOC118032355 gene encoding uncharacterized protein At2g27730, mitochondrial: protein MATAIGSAARRVVLRRFSSGGKVLGEEEKAAENVYIKKVEQEKLEKLARKGPKPEETTASGTGGAPADVKASTAASSTPPGSSTEKVSTDKYRNYAVVAGTITALGALGWYLKSGGKKQEEVRD from the exons ATGGCGACGGCAATTGGTTCTGCAGCAAGACGAGTAGTCCTTAGAAGGTTTTCGAGTGGTGGTAAAGTGCTTGGCGAAGAGGAAAAGGCCGCAGAAAATGTTTACATTaag AAAGTTGAGCAAGAAAAACTGGAGAAACTTGCACGCAAG GGTCCTAAACCCGAGGAGACAACTGCCTCAGGCACAGGTGGGGCACCAGCTGATGTCAAAGCAAGCACCGCTGCTTCCTCAACACCACCAGGATCATCCACTGAAAAAGTATCAACTGACAAATACCGGAATTATGCAGTTGTAGCTGGTACTATTACAGCTCTTGGTGCTCTGGGATGGTACCTCAAATCTGGTGGGAAGAAGCAAGAGGAAGTACGGGACTGA
- the LOC118032358 gene encoding uncharacterized protein yields MKKYGLLLRQPQQKKPPRPPPPTALGFGDDDEDDVEKEISRQAAKNKSLKDIEEQHKKALEEDPSVFDYDGVYDEMKQKIAQPKALDRQKRESKYIKTLMGKAEERKRQHDVIFEKNLAKERSKEDHLFADKDKFVTAAYKRKLAEQEKWMEEERLRELREQKEDVTKKSDLSDFYFNLGKNVALGAKDLLSKKQEKQDKQSEFRKPEKPYDEVAGETSDRNHAPTDSKFALDSSSVKEAHQKETSPPRRSSEPLDPEPVSDKTVSGTSTEVKNPAEQSSANQLNPDHHKRNQDALAAAKERFLARKKAKQQ; encoded by the exons atgaaaaagtatgGATTGCTGCTAAGACAACCACAGCAGAAAAAGCCACCACGGCCTCCACCTCCTACGGCGCTAGGATTCGGCGACGACGACGAAGACGACGTGGAGAAGGAGATTTCACGGCAGGCTGCTAAGAACAAATCTCTCAAAGAT aTTGAGGAGCAGCATAAGAAAGCATTAGAAGAAGACCCATCAGTGTTTGATTATGATGGAGTTTATGACGAGATGAAGCAGAAAATTGCTCAGCCGAAAGCCCTAGATCGCCAAAAGAGAGAG tCTAAATATATCAAGACTTTGATGGGGAAGGCAGAAGAACGAAAACGACAACATGATGtaatatttgagaaaaatctTGCGAAAGAAAGAAGTAAAGAAGATCACTTATTTGCAGACAAGGATAAGTTTGTTACAGCTGCTTATAAGAGGAAACTTGCAGAGCAGGAGAAATGGATGGAGGAAGAGCGTTTGCGTGAACTTAGAGAGCAGAAAGAGGAT gTTACCAAGAAGAGTGACTTGAGTGACTTCTATTTCAACCTCGGTAAAAATGTTGCTCTTGGTGCGAAAGATTTACTGTCCAAGAAGCAAGAGAAACAAGATAAGCAATCTGAATTTAGGAAGCCAGAGAAGCCTTATGATGAGGTAGCTGGTGAAACGTCTGACAGAAATCATGCACCGACAGACTCAAAGTTTGCATTGGATTCTTCCAGTGTGAAAGAGGCACATCAAAAGGAAACTTCCCCTCCAAGAAGAAGCTCTGAACCATTAGATCCTGAGCCAGTTTCTGATAAAACAGTTTCAGGCACTTCAACAGAAGTAAAAAATCCAGCTGAACAATCATCAGCCAATCAACTAAATCCTGATCATcataaaagaaatcaagatgCACTGGCTGCAGCTAAAGAACGGTTTTTGGCACGGAAGAAGGCAAAGCAGCAGTAA
- the LOC118032356 gene encoding rho GTPase-activating protein 5, with protein sequence MTEVLHSPSHFPSSPSPPSPSSSSSVTCIPPQSPLTQDVIDEDDEELVKQREKNQRDQLSLLALLVALFRKSLVACKSDRRELCASMEIGWPTNVRHVAHVTFDRFNGFLGLPVEFEPEVPRRPPSASATVFGVSTESMQLSYDSRGNSVPTILLLMQRRLYAHGGLQAEGIFRIAAENSQEEYVREQLNGGVVPEGVDVHCLAGLIKAWFRELPTGVLDSLSPEQVIECRTEEDCANLARNLPPTEAALLDWAINLMADVVQQEHLNKMNAHNVATVFAPNMTQMADPLTALMYAVQVMNFLKTLILRTLREREDSVLDSSPSSRLEPFDENGHESPSLSCAEGRENENETIEQAFMAEEPVVESSYNSGQNNFIADEEDLSYVTSVDKLIANGDHSCGTATEVDLVNDTYSRRVKAGVQAGNRKNSAGQSSNSSLRKSPGKFSRQASVLHLTPPTNKTRGISSFIESRSERIEAWR encoded by the exons ATGACTGAAGTCCTTCACTCCCCTTCACATTTCCCTTCTTCTCCTTCACCACCttccccctcctcctcctcctccgtgACTTGTATACCTCCACAATCTCCTTTAACACAAGATGTCATTGATGAAGATGACGAGGAGTTGGTgaagcaaagagaaaagaatCAAAGGGATCAGCTTTCTTTACTGGCTCTTCTTGTGGCACTTTTCAGGAAGTCTCTAGTGGCTTGCAAGAGTGATAGAAGGGAACTTTGTGCTAGTATGGAGATTGGTTGGCCAACCAATGTGCGCCATGTGGCTCATGTTACCTTTGATAGATTTAATGGGTTCTTGGGTTTGCCTGTTGAGTTCGAACCTGAAGTCCCCAGGAGGCCTCCCAGTGCTAG CGCAACTGTTTTTGGAGTTTCCACAGAATCTATGCAGTTGTCATATGACTCAAGAGGGAACAGCGTGCCAACAATTCTCTTGCTAATGCAAAGACGCTTGTATGCTCATGGAGGCTTGCAG GCTGAAGGGATTTTCAGAATTGCTGCAGAAAACAGTCAGGAGGAGTATGTTAGGGAGCAACTGAATGGGGGGGTGGTACCAGAAGGGGTTGATGTACATTGTCTGGCAGGACTTATCAAG GCTTGGTTTAGAGAGCTTCCAACAGGGGTTCTGGATTCATTATCGCCTGAACAAGTAATAGAATGTCGAACAGAAGAGGATTGTGCTAATCTTGCAAGAAATCTGCCTCCAACAGAAGCTGCTCTATTAGATTGGGCGATCAATCTGATGGCTGATGTTGTCCAACAAGAACACCTGAACAAGATGAATGCACACAACGTAGCCACAGTTTTTGCACCGAACATGACTCAA ATGGCAGATCCTCTGACTGCCTTAATGTATGCTGTCCAAGTGATGAATTTCCTCAAGACCCTTATCCTAAGGACACTGCGAGAGAGAGAAGATTCTGTGTTGGATTCGTCACCTTCTTCACGTCTTGAGCCATTTGATGAGAACGGTCACGAGAGCCCTTCGCTGTCCTGTGCCGAAGgtagagaaaatgaaaatgaaacaaTTGAGCAAGCCTTCATGGCTGAAGAACCTGTTGTAGAAAGTTCCTACAACTCCGGTCAAAACAATTTCATAGCTGATGAAGAAGACCTCAGTTATGTAACCTCTGTTGACAAGCTAATTGCCAATGGAGATCATTCCTGTGGGACTGCCACTGAGGTTGACTTAGTCAATGACACATACAGTCGTAGAGTTAAGGCCGGAGTTCAAGCAGGTAACAGAAAGAACAGTGCTGGCCAATCAAGTAATTCCAGTCTAAGAAAGAGTCCTGGAAAATTTAGCAGGCAGGCATCTGTACTTCATTTAACACCGCCTACTAACAAGACTCGAGGAATTAGTAGCTTTATAGAGTCAAGGTCGGAGCGTATTGAAGCTTGGCGATGA
- the LOC118032354 gene encoding uncharacterized protein: MAAHATLTASQPTLHSLPSPLPSNHSSFHGVSVSLPLQSFSFSLAAKTATNKKAAAAVLNGTSNGFTAANVHATGLTIGDYHGDTTNGCTSTEVVEAEIVDDQIPSIGFDTLIGSGFEIDELEDDLGRLAAVPKKRTSRTKKRIRKNIWKRKASSAALKALSLAKSIYTGKSKSFLSNKLKNE; encoded by the exons ATGGCAGCCCACGCAACACTCACAGCATCTCAACCAACGCTTCACTCTCTCCCCTCTCCACTTCCCTCTAATCATTCCTCATTCCATGGCGTCTCCGTTAGTCTCCCACttcaatctttttctttctctctcgcTGCCAAGACTGCTACCAATAAgaaagctgctgctgctgttcttAATGGCACCTCCAATg GTTTTACAGCTGCGAATGTTCATGCTACTGGTCTTACTATAGGG GATTACCATGGTGATACAACAAATGGATGCACTTCAACAG AAGTGGTAGAGGCAGAAATAGTGGATGATCAG atacCATCAATTGGTTTTGACACTCTGATTGGAAGCGGTTTTGAGATTGATGAGCTCGAGGATGACCTTGGAAGGC TTGCTGCTGTTCCAAAAAAACGTACTTCTAGAACAAAGAAGCGAATTCGCAAAAACATTTGGAAAAGAAAGGCATCTTCTGCAGCATTAAAAGCCTTATCGTTAGCAAAATCTATTTACACGGGCAAATCGAAAAGTTTTTTGAGCAACAAGTTGAAAAATGAGTAG